One part of the Thermococcus radiotolerans genome encodes these proteins:
- a CDS encoding DUF835 domain-containing protein, translating to MLDGIHALVLTEAAMVLIADLMAAGWIFRIYLRNRRRSALAFSLAWIFDFLAILSTTLTNPTIQMIGILLLPAFSALLFYGAVRFLEEESITVRYRTLAVLAVMPVAFMVYMVGVYLYTGDAVWTITSAATLGITGVFVIAGGLLLRETEEIYKSAVKYLYISIILFGLHLIPAALFGIEEWYKAVGFTLSTILIVSMVVAMVKLTSSESFTPRRERVTAPVDLKPGVVIVNGKEYQKLKEKLKDRPVLAFVRDVTQVPDGWQYYFVTTIPFQGRFKNTINPTNLARMTELSYKYLEEFARMGDHGIIVIDCLEYLTVYNSWESLMKFLSKLRDFVIINRGTLILVIEKESLESRLYAQLRKLME from the coding sequence GTGTTGGATGGCATTCATGCGTTGGTGCTTACCGAGGCCGCAATGGTCCTGATAGCGGACCTAATGGCCGCAGGATGGATATTCCGCATATACCTTCGTAATCGGAGAAGATCAGCCCTGGCCTTCTCGTTGGCGTGGATATTTGATTTCCTGGCTATTCTCTCCACAACCCTTACAAACCCCACAATTCAGATGATCGGTATACTCCTGCTGCCGGCGTTCTCTGCCTTACTCTTCTACGGTGCTGTGAGGTTCCTTGAGGAGGAGTCCATCACCGTCAGGTACAGAACTCTGGCCGTACTGGCGGTAATGCCAGTGGCGTTTATGGTATACATGGTTGGGGTGTATCTCTACACCGGAGACGCTGTGTGGACCATAACGAGCGCCGCCACCCTTGGAATAACGGGCGTGTTCGTCATAGCGGGAGGGCTCCTGTTGAGGGAGACCGAGGAGATTTACAAGAGCGCCGTTAAATACCTCTACATCAGCATAATTCTCTTTGGGCTGCACCTGATTCCCGCCGCGCTCTTTGGAATCGAGGAGTGGTACAAGGCCGTTGGTTTCACGCTCTCCACGATACTGATAGTGAGCATGGTAGTGGCCATGGTAAAGCTCACATCCTCGGAGTCATTCACGCCGCGGAGGGAAAGGGTTACTGCTCCCGTCGATCTGAAGCCGGGAGTCGTTATAGTCAACGGAAAGGAATATCAGAAGCTCAAGGAGAAGCTCAAGGACAGGCCGGTTCTGGCCTTCGTCAGGGACGTTACCCAGGTTCCGGATGGCTGGCAGTACTACTTCGTCACGACGATACCGTTCCAGGGGAGGTTCAAGAACACCATAAACCCGACAAACCTCGCCAGAATGACCGAGCTGTCGTACAAGTATCTGGAGGAGTTCGCCAGAATGGGCGACCACGGAATAATAGTCATCGACTGCCTCGAGTACCTCACCGTCTACAACTCCTGGGAGAGCCTCATGAAGTTCCTGTCGAAGCTCAGGGACTTTGTGATAATCAACAGGGGCACCTTGATACTCGTCATCGAGAAGGAGAGCCTTGAGAGCAGGCTCTACGCCCAGCTCAGGAAGCTCATGGAGTGA